A segment of the Panicum hallii strain FIL2 chromosome 1, PHallii_v3.1, whole genome shotgun sequence genome:
AAGAGGTGATGAGCATTGACCACAGAGAAGTTCAACCCACTCGAAATCATTCAAAAGGTTAGATGCTTTAACGATGAAGCTACTACCCAGAGATATAGTTTTTGTTAATTTGTAATCCCTTTTAGTCTCCAACACAGTCTGCTTTTTCTGATTCACCGAGGACATTTGTGAAGGTTTACCTTCAGCTTTCCCACTGTATTCATTGGCACAACAGCAATGGCATGGATCTACCAGTGACAAATCGACCTCTTTGTTAGATTCATCCATGTTCTCAACGCAACAGTCATTTTTAGACTTCTCAAAGTTCAGATCAATATCAATTTCCATCTGACAAGTGCCAGATTGATCTGTCTGAAGAGTGTCTCCATCTGTTTCACTACTACTAACAATAGGTCCCTCGTCGAAAATTGATGGAGGTCGCGCATGAGCAGCGGTGATATTTGCTTGCTCTTCTGAAATCTTCAATTTTATCTTCCCAGTGGTATGATCTTTTCCTGCACTAACTTCAGATGTAGCTTCTTTTACATCAACAAAATCACTACCAAGCGCCGAACAAGCTACCTGAGCCACTAAATCTGCCACAAGATAGTCTGTTTCTATAGTAATGGCAGTTGTATCCAGTAGACTTGTTCCCTCTAAACGACCATATGCATTAATAAACTGAGCTACAAGCTTCTCGCCTGCACCACCAAATGAGGTGCAACATCCACCAAACCAATTGTCAGCCACCTCTTCCCAGTTTACAGATGGCATTTCCATGATTTTCCTGGGAGGAATAGGGTATCTAGATTGTTAAACTCACCACCAAGACAATTTCAAATCAAACTTCTGCACAATAAGAAACTATTTTACCTAGGTCCTCAAGTATAGTTATTAAAAAATATTAATAGAAAATCATGAGCAAAAGATAACCAATATACACCAGCTCCTAAGTagccaaaaattatgaaaacatAAAATTACTACATTCAGTAAGAATATGCAGCTTTGGTGGAAGACAGTGTCAATCTGATTCTGATCTAAAGATTGCAGGCAGTTTTAGAAATTCAAAATTCTGGAGTAAGCTTCAGAAATTTCCAGCACAACAAGCAATAGAGGTAGAACAATCTAATGTCAAGTTGTCAAGACTTCTTTGAAaattgtaattcattgcaaCTTTGAGAACCTCTGCAGTCAAGCAGGATTCCATCATCTCACAAACAGTAAGATCTCTCCAATTTTAAATCACGGGAAAACGTACTAAAGCGTTAATCTTAAAAGTAAACATGTGAACAACATAGGTTCCACAGAAGCTGTGAAGAATTGAGAAGTTGTAATCTGTCCactggatatatatatatatgctagaCATAAACTGACTACTGAAGACTAGAAACAGAAAGTGGAATAAAACTAGAGGTCACAAGTTGTTGATGTTCTATACCTCAGTGGCTGTTTTGTCAACCTTGCTGAGCAATTCTTGCAGTACAAGTGAACGTCTCCAGTAGAAAGACTCATCATTTCTAATTATCCATGAAAATGAGTCATAAAAACGGACGGATTTTCAGATGACTGAAAATCAGAGATAAAAACGAATATAGTTTGTGAACATGTGGCCAGGCCTAATTTGACAAGTGGGGACAACCCAGTATATCACTCACCATCGcgcacggcgagcggcgcgggcggctCCCCGCCGTGCAGCGGCGGGaacgcggcggcgacgacggggTGGTCGACGGGGATGACGAGCGCGAGGCGGGCCTCGACGTGGTCCCCCGCGGCGCGGCACTCGACGGGGGCGGCGGGGTCGACGAGCACCCTAGGGACGGGGACCCTGAGGGCGACGGGTGCGCCCTCCCCGGCGAGCGagaaggagaggaggaggagggagtcCTCGAGGCGGAGGTCGGCGCGGAGGCCGCcggaggggatggcggcggggaGCGCGGGGCAGGGGAAGACGTAGAGGCGGAGGAGCGGGAGGTGGGCCAGCGCCTCCCACGTGtaccgccattgccgccggcgCGCGTGGTTGCCGCCGGGagcggagacggcggcggcggtggccatGGCGTTGCCGTTGGCTCTTGCGAGTAGCGAACCCAAGAGCCTCTGAGGTTTATGTGGGGCCCAACCTAAGTAGATCTTGAGTTCTTGACGGTATTCAGATATGTGACTAGTTCTACTCTTCTACCGGGCATCCCCAAATGCAACCCCAACATTATCAAGAAAAAATGCAACACCAAGGGAGAAATCATGGAGAAACTCACTTCGGACCCTTCACCGCTCTgctctccggcgagccgccaTGAACATCGCCGGCCACCTGCGGCTCGCGAGGACACCGGAAGGCGGCTCCTTTCTTATGTTTCGAGGAAGCCGAACAACGGCATGGAGCCGCAGGATCAGCTCCATCTCCAGAGGATCTCCGGTTGTGAGAGGCGGCGGATACAGCAGGAGGGCGCATGAGCTCGACgacgcacggcggcggcgaggatcgGCGCCGGTAGCCGGCCCGAACTTTCACGAATAACCCCCTATTTTGGATCCAGTATTTTACAAATAACCCCCTTTTttatcgcgattaataatcacGATCCGATTTTACGCATATAACTCCctgattcggatcgcgattaataatcgcgaccCGGTCTATGCATAAAGGTCTATAGTATTTACAAATAGATTCTTTTCTTTATATAGCCAGTTCACCTTAGCTCCCTCGTCGCTCCTTGTCGCGCCCATCCTCCACCGCCCTTCGCCGGCGTCCTTCACACCTTCCGAATCGGCCGAATAATCTCCCGCTTAAGATCTATCACCGTTTCTCACTCTTCTCCTTTGAAACACGCGGCGGCAAGAAGCGGAGGCAGCCACGATGGAAACCACGCCCTCCGGCACTTCCCATATCCATCCTTCGGTGAGCAGCAATAGCCGCGCCATGGGAGGCGAAGAGCCGAAGAGAGACCAGCTTGAAGAGTTGTTCAATCGAATACATGGGGCGGATGCGCAACTACGAGGAGCGCTCGAGCTGCCGGCACCGGCACCATCTCTGATAAGTGATAATATATGGCTTCGTTGGACCTCGCCCGGGCCCGGCCCCTCTGCTCCCTCCGTTGCGGACGGCAGGTGGCGGGGGCAGGCTCCTCTCCATAACACATCACCTTATCTTCCTCGCCGCGCGCGTCCAGCTTTGTGTCTGCCTTCACACTCTTCCGCACTTCTGGTGACACTGTGGTGACCGCGACCGCGTCCGGTTCGTAACTTCTCTGTCAACTTTCCTGTCAGCCGCGTGGCACAAATATCATTAATCTCACAACATTTCAGCGGAAAGCCTTTCAACATCTATCTGCATGTCAGCAACCAATAATATTATGAAAAGTGCTACGCAATTCTCatcctttattttttttctttttgcaaagTTTAGTTCAGTAGCGCATTAGCAGAGTTGTCTTTTTTACCCTATGTCCACCAGGTTTGACGTTTAGTGTATCAACCTCACCAATATGACTGTACTATTCAATTATTCAATGAAATGATTGGTGACGCGTTTTTAATAGCGAGATACATATCTTAATATCTATCTTAATATCTATCGATATAATCTCCCAACATTTGAGTATGTGCAAAATATAGTGTATGGATACGCAACATCTATCTTCCTCGCCGCGCGCGTCCAGCTTTGTGTCTGCCTTCACACTCTTCCGCACTTCCGGTGACACTGTGGTGACCGCGACCGCGTCCGATTCGTAACTTCTCTGTCAACTTTCCTGTCAGCCGCGTGGCACAAATATCATTAATCTCACAACATTTCAACGGAAAGCCTTTCAACATCTATCTGCATGTCAGCAACCAATAATATTATGAAAAGTGCTACGCAATTCTCatcctttatttttttttctttttgcaaagTTTAGTTCAGTAGCGCATTAGCAGAGTTGTCTTTTTTACCCTATGTCCACCAGGTTTGACGTTTCGTGTATCAACCTCACCAATATGACTGTA
Coding sequences within it:
- the LOC112879853 gene encoding uncharacterized protein LOC112879853; translation: MATAAAVSAPGGNHARRRQWRYTWEALAHLPLLRLYVFPCPALPAAIPSGGLRADLRLEDSLLLLSFSLAGEGAPVALRVPVPRVLVDPAAPVECRAAGDHVEARLALVIPVDHPVVAAAFPPLHGGEPPAPLAVRDEMMSLSTGDVHLYCKNCSARLTKQPLRKIMEMPSVNWEEVADNWFGGCCTSFGGAGEKLVAQFINAYGRLEGTSLLDTTAITIETDYLVADLVAQVACSALGSDFVDVKEATSEVSAGKDHTTGKIKLKISEEQANITAAHARPPSIFDEGPIVSSSETDGDTLQTDQSGTCQMEIDIDLNFEKSKNDCCVENMDESNKEVDLSLVDPCHCCCANEYSGKAEGKPSQMSSVNQKKQTVLETKRDYKLTKTISLGSSFIVKASNLLNDFEWVELLCGQCSSPLGSYPSQFSLVPADGRVRLFKCYTSTELPVTGTHDVFRGHTLERVFVNLLLEVAEDEISFRTVVRDLKTKRPILQLVLLSSKAWLASGCCYENDIDGSHGTADLQPSVKLLYSDYSNASEADVRIVEEWSSKYRAEELYMMKRQIDGLAECLSSAMENFPVSCSSLEGMHLSSLRR